The window CATAACCCCGAATATCATCGAACCGACATAGCCCACGCCGGAGCTGAGGGCGATGTTTATACCCATCACGTTAAAAAGACCAAGCCCCAGCGCATCCATCACCACCAGAAGGTTATAGCTTCTTTTCACATGGCTGTGGAAAAGTATGACCAGCATGGCCGCCCCGATGGACAGAAACAGATAATTGGAGTCCTTGAAAACGAACGGAGGCACACGACCCAGCATTGTGTCACGAAGGGTTCCGCCGCCCACTGCCGTAACAATGGCCAGAAAGGTCACCCCGTAAAGGTCGAGTTTTTTACGCACTCCCGCCAGCGCACCGCTGACAGCGAATGCGAAAGTACCCAAAAGATCAAGGGCATATAAAATCGTCATCCCTGCTCCCCTGTTGCCGCCGCCATGACCATGTCGTTCCGGAACATGCGGCAGGCCAGATATGATGTTAGAATATTAACAGCAAAGATCATATACATCACCACGAGCTGATACACAATGGCTTTCAGCGGAGAAACACCCGCCATGAGAAGTCCCGCGGCAAGCCCCG of the Seleniivibrio woodruffii genome contains:
- a CDS encoding trimeric intracellular cation channel family protein, whose amino-acid sequence is MTILYALDLLGTFAFAVSGALAGVRKKLDLYGVTFLAIVTAVGGGTLRDTMLGRVPPFVFKDSNYLFLSIGAAMLVILFHSHVKRSYNLLVVMDALGLGLFNVMGINIALSSGVGYVGSMIFGVMTGTVGGMIRDVLINATPLVLTREVYASACIIGGALYCTLHHFGVDQSLNAAVSALLVFAVRMITLKLEFHLPRAGER